The Haloarcula laminariae genomic sequence GGACATAGCGAATGCAACGTAGCTTTCGCATAAAACAATTTTGCTTGTTTTACTGCAAGCTAGCCTTCTGTGGTGACAGAGGAAACTGGTTTCCGGCCGTGACGGGTGGGGTGGGTATGGAAATCGTCGTCGAGGACCCACAGCGCACCGGCGGAATCACGACCTACCAGCCGGCCCAGTACAGCTACGACGGGGAGACGGAGATGTGGTCGCTCCGGCTCACCGACGGTGGCCGCGAGGTCGAACGGCTGATACCCAGGGAGCGGGTCGTCTACATCGAGGACGAACCGGTCACCGACCGATAGCGACCGTCACCGCTTCGTCGTAGCGGGTCTTCTCGGCCAGCAGGTCGTGCTCGCGGCCGCCGGCGATGGCGCTGGCCTCGGCGATGCCGGGCCAGCCGATGAGCTCCTTCGAGCGGGAGGGGGTCGGCCCCTCGAACTCCTCCAGAGTCCCCTTCTCGAAGGCGACGACGCCCAGGTCCCAGGCCTCGGCGGCGGCGAGCATGCCGTCCTCGTCGGCCTTGCGGGTGCCCGTCGCCACGAACTCCACGTCCGAGCGGTCGAGGCCCGCCTCGTCCAGCGCGGCGTCCCACGCGGCGTGGAACTGCTCGACGTCGGCGCCGGCGACGGAGCCACAGCCCAGGACGACGCCGTCGTCGCCGTTTCGCTTGAGGACGCTCACGTCGTCGTCGACCAGGACCGCCTTCGGCCCGTCGAGGCGCTCGACCGGCCCGAGTTCGTCGTCGAGCACGGCGAGGTTCGTCGCGACCGTCGAGTCGCCGTTGACGACGTGGGCGTCGAGGGCTTTGGCCTGCTTCTCGACGCCCTGCTTGCCCGCGGCCTCGCTCGCGGTCGTCATCGCCGGCACCGCGCCCATGCTCGCGAGGTCGTCGGCGACCTGGTTCGCGCCGTGGTGGCCGCCGGTGATGGGGATGGCCCAGGTGAGCTCCTCGTCGACGACGCAGATGGCCGGGTCGTCCCACTTGTCGTCGAGCAGGTGGGCCGTCTTGCGCATCGCGATGCCGCTTGCCATCAGGCCGACGAAGCAGTCGTACTCGCCCCAGTGTTCCTCGAACACGTCGCCGTGGTACTCGACGATGTCGATGGACTCGTAGCGGTCGCCGATACCGTCGACGATGTCCTCGGCGGTGTCCATCTTGCGCTCGAAGGCGACGATAGCTATATCCTCCGCGACCTCCCCGTCGGAGTCGGGCGCTTTGCAACTGTTCGAACCGGAGTCGGAGTCGCTGTCAGTGCTCATTAATCGTCTGCCTCCTGCGATGTGTCGTCCCCGCTACCACCACTGGCCCACTCGCCATACAGGAACGAGCGCTCGTAGTCCTCCCCGCCCACCGCATCGCCGATGATGACCATCGCCGAGGCCCGATACCCCGCGTCCTCGACTTTCGCACCGATGGTCTCGATGGTCCCCTCGATGACCTCCTCGTCGGGCCAGGAGGCGTGGTACACCGCCGCGACGGGCGTCTCGGGGTCGTGGCCGTCCGCGACGAGGCGCTCCATCGTCTCGCTGACGGCGTGGGTCCCGAGGTAGATACACGTCGTCACGTCGCCCATCCCGACGAAGTCGGAGATGTGGTCCTCCTCCTCGGTCAGCGTCTTGCCCTGCGGGCGGGTGAAGGCGACGTGGTTGGCGACCTCGTTCAGCGTCAGCTGGGTCCGCATCGTCGCGCTGGCGGCGAAGGCGCTGGTGACGCCGGGAACGATGTAGGTCGGGACGCCCTCGTGTTCCAGAGCGTCCATCTGTTCCAGCGCGGCGCCGTAGATAGCTGGGTCGCCGCTGTGGAGCCGGACGACGGTGTCGCCGGCCTCGTAGGCGTCCCGCATCAGTGGAATCAGCTCCTCCAGGTCCTTCCCGATGGAGGAGACGGTCTCGGCGTCGGCGCAGTACTCCTCCAGCAGTTCGCTGTTGACCAGCGAGCCGGCGTGGACCACGAGGTCGGCGTCGGCCAGCAGGTCGCGGCCCGCGACCGTCAGGAGCCGGGGGTCGCCCGGGCCGGCACCCACGAAGGGGATGCCCTCCTGCTCGTCGCCCGCGCTGTGGTCGTAGACGCGGTCGTCGCGGTCGGTCGCGACGGCGTCGATAGCGTCCTGCGGGTCGGTCTCCTGGGTGCGCTCGTCGGTCATTCTCGCACCTCGTCGCCACAGAGGGCGGCCTCGGAGCGCTCCTGTCGGGCGATGCTCGCCGCCCCGCCGTCGGAGATGACCCCCGCGCTATCGACCCCTTCGAGGAAGGCGTCGGTGGCCTGCTCGACCCGGGCGTCTGGCTTCTCGGCGTAGGCCAGCGTGTAGTAGTCCCGCTCGCCTATCTCGGCGGGGTCGTCGGTCACTACGGTCTCGCCCTGCTCCATGAACAGCCGTCGGCCGTAGGTCACGTCGTAGCCCGCCTCGACCAGCCCCGCGTGGGTCGCGGGCGCGTCGGTCACCTTGAACAGAATCATCCGGTCGGGCCCCGTCGGCGCGACGCCGCCGTCGGCCTCCCGCAGCGCCAGGCTCGACCCCGCGGTGACCTCGACGCCCAGCGCCGTCGCGAATGCCGTCACCGCGCTCACGCCGGGGACGACCTCCAGGTCGACCTCGGGGTGGAACGCGGCCAGCGTCCGCCGGAGGTGACCGAAGGTCGAGTAGACGTTCGGGTCCCCCAGCGTGACGAACGCGGCGTCGCCCTCGCGGGCCCGCGGGGCGATTTCGGCCGCGGCCTCTTTCCAGGCCGAGCGCAGTTTCTCCTCGTCGCGCGTCATCGGGAAGTCGAGGTCGCCGATGCGCTCCTCGGGGACGTGTTTGGTCGCGACAGTCCGCGAGAGCCGACCCGGCGAGTAGACCACGTCGGCGTTTTCGAGGGCGCGCTTGCCCCGAACCGTCACTAGGTCCGCCTGGCCGGGCCCGAGGCCGACGCCGTAGAGAGTCATCGGTCGCCCCCCTGTGACTCGGCCGGCCTCCCGCCGTCGGCCGCGACCGCCTCGCTCGCACTGCCGACGAGCATGTAGACGGGGTTCTCCGAATCGAAGCTCGTCGCCCCGGCCAGCTCGTAACCGTGGCTCACCTGGAACTGGAGGACCTCCTCCAGCAGGTCCCGGTCACGGAAGGCCTGGGTCGCCGCGCCGGCGACCTCCAGCCGGGAGACGTTCATCACGACGCGGTCGATACCGGTCTCGGCGGCGTGGTCGAGGACGGCCTCGTAGTTGCGGCTGCCGCCCAGGAAGAGCGCGTCGGCGTCGGCCGGGAGCCCCTCGGGCGCCTCGGCCTCCCGCAGGGTAACGTCGGCCTCGGTGTCGTTCGCGGCCAGGTTCTTCTCCGTCACTTCGAGCCGCTCCGGTTTCCGTTCGAGCGCGGTGACCTCGCCCGCGCGTCGGGCCGCCTCGACGGTGACGGCGCCGGTACAGGAGCCGACCTCGACGAAGTGGTCCGACGGGCCGAGCGCGAGCTTGCTCGCGAGGACCGCCCGGACCTCCGGCTTCGTCGGCCCGGCTTTCGCGTCGTGGGGCAACGAGACGTGTGCCATGCGCAGTATAAACTCACGTGGGGCATAAATCAATTGTGCTTGTACTACACCAACCCTCGTTGTCTTATCGGCGATTTCTCCCCGATTTCGGCCAAGCCAGCCTTCGATAACGAAAAGCTACTTTAGCTCGTAGAC encodes the following:
- a CDS encoding cobalt-precorrin-4/precorrin-4 C(11)-methyltransferase is translated as MTDERTQETDPQDAIDAVATDRDDRVYDHSAGDEQEGIPFVGAGPGDPRLLTVAGRDLLADADLVVHAGSLVNSELLEEYCADAETVSSIGKDLEELIPLMRDAYEAGDTVVRLHSGDPAIYGAALEQMDALEHEGVPTYIVPGVTSAFAASATMRTQLTLNEVANHVAFTRPQGKTLTEEEDHISDFVGMGDVTTCIYLGTHAVSETMERLVADGHDPETPVAAVYHASWPDEEVIEGTIETIGAKVEDAGYRASAMVIIGDAVGGEDYERSFLYGEWASGGSGDDTSQEADD
- a CDS encoding cobalt-factor II C(20)-methyltransferase, translating into MTLYGVGLGPGQADLVTVRGKRALENADVVYSPGRLSRTVATKHVPEERIGDLDFPMTRDEEKLRSAWKEAAAEIAPRAREGDAAFVTLGDPNVYSTFGHLRRTLAAFHPEVDLEVVPGVSAVTAFATALGVEVTAGSSLALREADGGVAPTGPDRMILFKVTDAPATHAGLVEAGYDVTYGRRLFMEQGETVVTDDPAEIGERDYYTLAYAEKPDARVEQATDAFLEGVDSAGVISDGGAASIARQERSEAALCGDEVRE
- the cbiT gene encoding precorrin-6Y C5,15-methyltransferase (decarboxylating) subunit CbiT; protein product: MAHVSLPHDAKAGPTKPEVRAVLASKLALGPSDHFVEVGSCTGAVTVEAARRAGEVTALERKPERLEVTEKNLAANDTEADVTLREAEAPEGLPADADALFLGGSRNYEAVLDHAAETGIDRVVMNVSRLEVAGAATQAFRDRDLLEEVLQFQVSHGYELAGATSFDSENPVYMLVGSASEAVAADGGRPAESQGGDR
- the cbiG gene encoding cobalt-precorrin 5A hydrolase — its product is MSTDSDSDSGSNSCKAPDSDGEVAEDIAIVAFERKMDTAEDIVDGIGDRYESIDIVEYHGDVFEEHWGEYDCFVGLMASGIAMRKTAHLLDDKWDDPAICVVDEELTWAIPITGGHHGANQVADDLASMGAVPAMTTASEAAGKQGVEKQAKALDAHVVNGDSTVATNLAVLDDELGPVERLDGPKAVLVDDDVSVLKRNGDDGVVLGCGSVAGADVEQFHAAWDAALDEAGLDRSDVEFVATGTRKADEDGMLAAAEAWDLGVVAFEKGTLEEFEGPTPSRSKELIGWPGIAEASAIAGGREHDLLAEKTRYDEAVTVAIGR